One Natrinema halophilum genomic window carries:
- a CDS encoding IclR family transcriptional regulator domain-containing protein yields the protein MSIWRKYHRCNTDIDTLRDELADVRSHGITENHEESIQGLGVGAPIRDQDGKLYGAVSETGPVSRLGDDVLEEESTGLIRRAVNIASLTLNSSVRYYLTDETPSSDWSSSAVGQRCPLMSRIGETIPIYVDSDAGVGRGPSLYSRETEQMPRTNSRILHRATAVTLLPALLNRFPSDTAGDGHNLMDLNNTFLKYVL from the coding sequence TTGAGTATATGGCGAAAATATCACAGGTGCAACACCGACATCGATACACTCCGCGACGAGTTGGCAGATGTGCGCTCGCACGGTATTACAGAGAATCACGAAGAGTCGATTCAGGGACTGGGCGTCGGAGCGCCAATTCGAGATCAGGATGGGAAGCTCTACGGCGCCGTCTCCGAAACTGGTCCCGTGAGCCGACTGGGAGATGACGTTCTCGAGGAGGAGAGCACGGGGCTGATTCGGCGTGCCGTCAACATCGCGTCGCTTACTCTGAACTCGTCGGTTCGCTACTACCTGACTGACGAAACGCCATCGAGTGATTGGTCTTCGTCTGCAGTGGGCCAGCGTTGCCCGCTGATGAGTCGTATTGGCGAGACGATACCGATATACGTCGACTCTGACGCCGGAGTCGGTCGGGGGCCGTCGCTGTACTCGAGGGAGACGGAGCAAATGCCGAGAACGAACTCACGGATTCTACACCGAGCCACCGCGGTGACGTTACTCCCGGCGCTACTCAACCGCTTCCCGTCGGATACCGCCGGTGACGGACACAACTTGATGGATCTAAATAATACATTTTTAAAATATGTGTTGTGA